A part of Lacinutrix sp. 5H-3-7-4 genomic DNA contains:
- a CDS encoding alpha/beta fold hydrolase, with protein MQLHANILGDQGKTFVILHGFLGMSDNWKTLGKQFSANGFKVYLVDQRNHGRSFHSGTFNYDVLAQDLKSYCDDNDLKNIVLLGHSMGGKTAMLFATQYPEYVSKLIIADISPRFYPIHHDAILEGLGRLDFKTLKSRSEADEQLSNYVNDFGTRQFLLKNLYWVKKGTLGLRINLEVLTQNVSEVGEALPLHATFEKDTLFLRGDKSEYIAAQDESLIKSHFINSKIETIANAGHWLHAENPKDFYKAVIDFVNL; from the coding sequence ATGCAATTACACGCTAACATTTTAGGAGATCAAGGCAAAACATTTGTTATTCTTCATGGGTTTTTAGGCATGAGTGACAATTGGAAAACCTTAGGAAAACAATTTAGTGCTAATGGTTTTAAAGTGTATTTAGTAGACCAAAGAAATCATGGTAGAAGCTTTCATAGCGGAACTTTTAATTATGATGTTTTAGCTCAAGATTTAAAATCGTATTGTGACGATAATGACCTTAAAAACATAGTGCTTTTAGGTCATTCTATGGGAGGAAAAACAGCAATGTTATTTGCTACACAGTACCCAGAATATGTTTCAAAATTAATTATTGCAGATATTTCTCCAAGATTTTACCCTATACATCATGATGCTATTCTTGAAGGTTTAGGCCGTTTAGATTTTAAAACCTTAAAAAGTAGGAGCGAAGCAGATGAGCAATTGTCTAATTACGTTAATGATTTTGGTACGCGACAGTTTTTACTTAAAAATTTATATTGGGTAAAAAAAGGAACACTAGGTTTACGAATAAATTTAGAAGTATTAACCCAAAATGTAAGTGAAGTTGGTGAAGCTTTACCATTACATGCCACTTTTGAAAAAGACACACTTTTTTTAAGAGGAGACAAAAGTGAGTATATTGCTGCGCAAGACGAAAGCCTAATAAAGTCTCATTTTATAAATTCAAAAATTGAAACAATAGCAAATGCAGGCCATTGGTTGCATGCCGAAAATCCAAAAGATTTTTATAAAGCTGTAATAGATTTTGTAAATTTATAG
- a CDS encoding OmpH family outer membrane protein — MKFKVLFLLTILSVTAWNANAQRGVRIGYIDTEYILQNVPEYAEATSQLETKVQKWKSEIDGRLNTIKDKREALNTEKALLTKELIEEREEDITFEEKEILDYQQKRFGPNGDLMIQKRQLMQPVQDQIFQAVQDIAKAKKYDFVFDKSADVVMLYSAERFDMSEQVLRTITRASKRKQLKSRKDKKEAKDEDVVVEINEGKDERQRLLDEKKAARKKLVEERKAAAAEKRAKILAEREAARQAKLDERNNKAKNTEEETPNEGELNKSTQEEEPKTREQILEERRQKKLADRAARKKELEEKRKKILEDRKKAKEEKESATDDENQDENN; from the coding sequence ATGAAATTTAAAGTTCTTTTTTTATTGACAATACTATCTGTAACCGCATGGAATGCTAATGCACAACGTGGTGTTAGAATTGGTTATATAGATACAGAATATATTTTGCAAAATGTTCCAGAATATGCCGAGGCAACTTCGCAATTAGAAACTAAAGTACAAAAATGGAAATCTGAAATAGATGGAAGATTAAATACTATAAAAGACAAACGTGAAGCACTAAATACAGAAAAAGCCTTACTAACAAAAGAACTAATTGAAGAACGCGAAGAAGACATAACTTTTGAAGAAAAAGAAATATTAGATTACCAGCAAAAACGTTTTGGTCCAAATGGAGATTTAATGATCCAAAAAAGACAATTAATGCAACCTGTACAAGATCAAATTTTTCAAGCGGTACAAGATATTGCAAAAGCAAAAAAATACGATTTTGTTTTTGATAAATCTGCAGATGTTGTTATGTTGTACTCTGCAGAACGTTTTGATATGAGTGAACAAGTTTTAAGAACTATAACCAGAGCATCTAAACGTAAGCAACTAAAGTCTAGAAAAGACAAAAAAGAAGCAAAAGATGAAGATGTTGTTGTAGAAATTAATGAAGGTAAAGACGAAAGACAACGTTTACTTGATGAGAAAAAAGCAGCAAGAAAAAAATTAGTTGAAGAACGTAAAGCAGCAGCAGCAGAAAAAAGAGCTAAAATATTAGCAGAAAGAGAGGCTGCAAGACAAGCAAAATTAGACGAAAGAAACAACAAAGCTAAAAATACTGAAGAAGAAACGCCTAATGAAGGTGAATTAAATAAAAGCACTCAAGAAGAAGAGCCTAAAACTAGAGAACAAATTTTAGAAGAGCGCAGACAAAAAAAATTAGCAGATAGAGCTGCTAGGAAAAAAGAATTAGAAGAAAAAAGAAAGAAAATCTTAGAGGATCGTAAGAAAGCAAAAGAAGAAAAAGAAAGTGCCACAGACGACGAAAATCAAGACGAAAACAATTAA
- a CDS encoding LytTR family DNA-binding domain-containing protein, translating into MKLTSIIVEDEETSREILKNYLSKYCPNVQVVGEASNINDGLSLIRNHTLDLVFLDVEMPYGNAFDLLDKVGNRQFETIFVTAYNHYAIDALNAHASYYLMKPIAIDDLIKAVDYVTKIKTKENALQDQVLVPKAPKNIEGKITLPQQDGFEIINTKDILYCKADDNYTEIYLTNNKRKIVSKTLKYIEEALGDINFARVHKSYLVNVNEIIKYVKGKGGSLILTNGKEIIVSPSKKAQLLSYFK; encoded by the coding sequence ATGAAACTAACCTCAATAATAGTAGAAGACGAAGAAACCAGCAGAGAAATTTTAAAAAACTATCTCAGTAAGTACTGTCCAAATGTTCAAGTCGTTGGCGAGGCATCAAATATTAATGATGGTTTGTCACTTATAAGAAACCATACCTTAGACCTAGTATTTTTAGATGTCGAAATGCCTTACGGTAATGCGTTCGATTTATTAGACAAAGTAGGCAATCGCCAATTCGAGACCATATTTGTAACAGCATACAACCATTATGCAATAGATGCATTAAATGCACATGCCTCTTACTATTTAATGAAACCCATAGCAATAGACGATTTAATAAAAGCAGTAGATTACGTTACAAAAATAAAAACCAAAGAAAACGCCTTACAAGATCAAGTTTTAGTACCCAAGGCACCAAAAAACATAGAAGGTAAAATAACACTACCACAACAAGACGGTTTCGAAATTATAAACACAAAAGATATACTATATTGTAAGGCAGACGATAATTATACAGAAATTTACCTAACCAACAATAAACGTAAAATAGTAAGTAAAACACTAAAATACATAGAAGAAGCCTTAGGCGATATAAACTTTGCGAGAGTACATAAAAGCTACTTAGTAAATGTAAACGAAATTATAAAATACGTAAAAGGAAAAGGTGGAAGCCTTATATTAACCAACGGAAAAGAAATTATAGTATCACCATCAAAAAAAGCACAATTACTCTCTTATTTTAAATAA
- a CDS encoding DUF6089 family protein produces the protein MRYLTLLIIVFFSTQISTAQINEFGIFIGGSNFIGDVGATNYIAPKKPAIGALYKWNRSPRHSYRISLMYTELEGIDTDSDDPSRQIRGLEFTNDIIELSLGMEYTFLPFDLHSGGFVSTPYLYTGVSVAKHDNFFFNNQGELTPEDTSSFAFGIPMALGYKASVSTNFILALEIGARYTFSDELDGSVPDYGDEDSSVSFGNVNNNDWYMFTGITLTYTFGRNPCFCPE, from the coding sequence ATGAGGTATTTAACACTTTTAATAATAGTCTTTTTTAGCACACAAATTAGTACTGCTCAAATTAACGAGTTTGGTATTTTTATTGGTGGCAGTAATTTTATTGGTGATGTTGGTGCTACAAACTATATCGCACCAAAAAAACCTGCTATTGGAGCTTTATATAAATGGAACAGGAGTCCAAGACATTCTTATAGAATCTCCTTAATGTACACAGAGCTTGAGGGAATCGACACAGATTCTGACGATCCAAGCAGACAAATTAGAGGTTTAGAATTTACTAACGATATAATAGAACTGTCTTTAGGTATGGAATATACCTTTCTCCCTTTCGATTTACATAGCGGAGGTTTTGTTTCAACGCCATACCTTTATACTGGAGTAAGTGTTGCTAAACATGATAATTTCTTTTTTAATAACCAAGGAGAATTAACACCAGAAGACACCTCTAGCTTTGCTTTTGGCATTCCAATGGCACTAGGTTATAAAGCATCTGTTTCAACAAATTTTATATTAGCCTTAGAAATTGGCGCTAGATATACATTTTCAGACGAACTAGATGGTAGCGTTCCAGATTATGGAGACGAAGACTCATCAGTAAGCTTTGGTAATGTTAATAATAATGACTGGTATATGTTTACTGGTATTACTTTAACGTATACCTTTGGCCGTAACCCATGCTTTTGCCCAGAATAA
- a CDS encoding CBS domain-containing protein, with the protein MNLLNYIINDIKPLSITDKVSEIQLLFNQLTYSHIPIKNEDNIYLGCMSENDAHCFESEKLIKDYSYSAEGFFVREDTNWLDILEAFAQNSTNIMPVLSNKNVYLGYYELNDVIGLFNETPFFSEPGSILIIEKSLQDYSFSEVSQIVESNNGKLLGAFISKIENDVAQITIKVGDADLNEIMQSFRRYSYNVLSNYEDDKYLIGLKERSDYLNKYLNM; encoded by the coding sequence ATGAATCTTTTAAATTATATAATTAACGACATAAAACCTCTTTCTATAACAGATAAAGTTAGCGAAATTCAATTGCTATTTAACCAACTAACTTACTCTCATATTCCTATTAAAAATGAAGACAATATTTACTTAGGATGCATGTCTGAAAATGATGCTCACTGTTTTGAAAGTGAAAAACTAATTAAAGATTATAGTTATTCTGCTGAAGGTTTTTTTGTTAGAGAAGACACCAATTGGCTTGACATTTTAGAAGCCTTTGCACAAAACTCTACTAACATAATGCCTGTACTTAGTAATAAAAATGTTTATTTAGGTTATTATGAATTAAATGATGTAATTGGTCTTTTTAACGAAACACCTTTTTTCTCTGAACCTGGCTCTATACTTATAATAGAGAAAAGTTTACAAGATTATTCGTTTAGCGAAGTAAGCCAAATTGTAGAGTCTAATAACGGAAAACTTTTAGGTGCTTTTATTTCTAAAATCGAAAATGATGTTGCTCAAATAACCATAAAAGTTGGTGATGCAGATTTAAATGAAATCATGCAATCTTTTAGACGCTACAGTTATAATGTTTTATCTAATTATGAAGACGATAAATATTTAATTGGCTTAAAAGAACGATCAGATTATTTAAACAAATATTTAAATATGTAA
- a CDS encoding NAD kinase: MKVAIYSQYPKKQSKDSLEILTTELLKLEATLFLEIEFFNNIKNKLLNPDAYKTFNKLDKSFDLFVSIGGDGTILRAVTYIKDLNIPVIGINTGRLGFLATIQPENIKEAIQQIKNKAYTLSKRTLLSIETTPENNEIKNVNFALNEIAISRKNTTSMITVDTKLNGEFLTSYWSDGLIISTPTGSTGYSLSCAGPVITPDTTSFVLTPIAPHNLSARPLVIEDSTVIELKVSGREDNYLVSLDSRIATLSNDTIITIKKSPFTINMIELNTESFLTTLRKKLLWGEDKRN; encoded by the coding sequence ATGAAAGTAGCAATCTATAGTCAATACCCAAAAAAACAATCTAAAGATTCTTTAGAAATTTTAACTACCGAACTTTTAAAACTTGAGGCAACACTTTTTTTAGAAATTGAATTTTTTAACAATATAAAAAACAAACTTCTAAATCCTGATGCCTACAAAACTTTTAATAAGTTAGACAAAAGTTTTGACCTTTTTGTAAGTATTGGTGGAGATGGAACCATTTTAAGAGCTGTTACATATATAAAAGACTTAAACATACCCGTAATAGGTATAAACACTGGACGCCTTGGTTTCTTGGCAACAATACAACCCGAAAATATTAAAGAAGCAATACAGCAAATAAAAAATAAAGCATACACACTTAGTAAACGCACTTTACTTTCAATTGAAACTACACCCGAAAATAACGAAATAAAAAATGTAAATTTTGCTCTTAATGAAATTGCAATTAGTCGAAAAAATACGACTTCAATGATTACTGTAGACACTAAATTAAACGGTGAGTTTTTAACATCTTATTGGAGCGATGGATTAATAATCTCTACACCTACAGGTTCTACAGGCTATTCTTTAAGTTGCGCTGGTCCTGTTATAACGCCAGACACAACAAGTTTTGTACTCACACCTATAGCACCTCATAATTTAAGTGCAAGACCTTTAGTTATAGAAGACTCTACAGTAATAGAATTAAAAGTAAGCGGCCGTGAAGACAACTATTTAGTATCATTAGATTCTAGAATTGCAACGTTATCTAACGATACTATAATAACAATTAAAAAATCGCCATTTACCATTAATATGATAGAGTTAAATACCGAAAGCTTTTTAACTACACTTCGTAAAAAACTACTTTGGGGAGAAGACAAAAGAAATTAA
- the murI gene encoding glutamate racemase, which translates to MQKNSIGIFDSGVGGTSIFKEIHALLPNESTIYLADSKYAPYGSKTKNEIIDLSIKNTEFLIDNNCKIIVIACNTATTNAIDILRNTYKIPFIGIEPAIKPAALQTQTKAIGILATKGTLSSALFHKTTDLYTNGIKVIEQVGEGIVQLIENGDLHTPKMEFLLKKYLQPMLAENIDYLVLGCTHYPYLMPILLNLLPKHVKIIDSGLAVAKQTKSVLEQYNLLNSIGKKPNNDFYINIKNTAVMQSLLGGNFNVKHLDF; encoded by the coding sequence ATGCAAAAAAACTCTATTGGCATATTTGATTCTGGTGTTGGCGGTACTTCTATTTTTAAAGAAATACATGCGCTGTTACCAAATGAGAGTACTATTTATTTAGCTGATAGTAAATATGCTCCTTATGGCTCTAAAACTAAAAACGAGATTATTGATTTGTCTATAAAAAACACAGAATTTTTAATAGACAATAATTGTAAAATTATTGTTATTGCTTGTAATACTGCTACTACTAACGCTATAGACATTTTAAGGAATACTTATAAAATTCCGTTTATTGGTATTGAACCTGCTATAAAACCTGCTGCCTTACAAACGCAAACTAAAGCTATTGGTATTCTTGCTACTAAAGGCACGCTTTCAAGTGCTTTATTTCATAAAACTACAGATTTATATACTAATGGCATTAAGGTTATTGAACAAGTTGGAGAAGGTATTGTACAACTAATTGAAAATGGTGATTTACATACGCCTAAAATGGAGTTTTTACTTAAAAAGTATTTACAACCTATGCTTGCTGAAAATATTGATTATTTAGTTTTGGGTTGTACTCATTATCCTTATTTAATGCCTATACTTTTAAACCTTTTACCTAAACATGTGAAAATTATAGATTCTGGGTTGGCTGTGGCTAAACAAACTAAGTCCGTTTTAGAACAATATAATTTATTAAACTCGATTGGTAAAAAACCTAACAATGATTTTTACATTAACATTAAAAATACGGCTGTTATGCAATCGCTTTTAGGTGGCAATTTTAATGTTAAACATCTAGATTTTTAA
- a CDS encoding pyridoxine 5'-phosphate synthase yields the protein MTKLSVNINKIATLRNARGGDTPNLLQFAKDVQRFGAQGVTIHPRPDERHIRYQDARDLKSIVNTEYNIEGNPNSKFIDLVLEVKPTQVTLVPDAVDAITSDAGWDTIKHKIFLTEVISEFKSNGIRTSIFVDPVLAQIEGAKATGTDRVELYTEAFAHQFGLGNTNAVKPYTDCAVLANTLDLGVNAGHDLSLDNIKFFKENIPNLLEVSIGHALVSESLYLGVENVVNMYLNKLK from the coding sequence ATGACAAAATTAAGTGTAAATATTAATAAAATAGCCACTTTAAGAAACGCTCGTGGTGGAGATACTCCTAATCTGCTTCAGTTTGCTAAAGATGTGCAGCGATTTGGTGCACAAGGTGTAACCATACATCCAAGGCCAGACGAGAGACATATTCGTTACCAAGATGCAAGAGATTTAAAATCTATTGTTAATACAGAGTATAATATAGAAGGAAACCCTAATTCTAAATTTATTGATTTAGTTTTAGAGGTTAAGCCAACGCAGGTAACATTGGTTCCAGATGCAGTAGATGCTATAACAAGTGATGCTGGTTGGGATACAATTAAGCATAAAATTTTTTTAACTGAAGTTATAAGCGAATTTAAAAGTAATGGAATAAGAACATCTATTTTTGTAGATCCTGTTCTTGCTCAAATTGAAGGCGCAAAAGCTACTGGAACCGATAGAGTTGAGTTGTATACTGAAGCATTTGCACACCAATTTGGTCTTGGTAATACTAATGCCGTTAAACCTTATACAGATTGTGCAGTTTTAGCAAATACTTTAGATTTAGGTGTAAATGCTGGTCATGACTTATCTCTAGACAATATTAAATTTTTTAAAGAAAATATTCCAAATTTATTAGAGGTTTCTATTGGTCATGCATTAGTGTCAGAAAGCTTATATTTAGGTGTAGAAAACGTAGTAAATATGTATTTAAATAAATTAAAATAA
- a CDS encoding isoprenyl transferase yields the protein MDGNGRWAKQKGLIRAIGHENGTKSVRETVEAATEIGIENLTLYAFSTENWNRPKLEVDTLMKLLVSSLKKEISTLQENNITLNAIGDLHNLPKKVLKELKEVIEKTKNNTRMTLTLALSYGSRAEMLNAIKEISLKVKNNIISAENIDESIINEHLYTQNLPDVDLLIRTSGEQRISNFLLWQIAYAELYFTNSLWPDFTKQHLCDAIIEYQKRERRFGKTSEQIS from the coding sequence ATGGATGGTAATGGTCGTTGGGCAAAACAAAAAGGACTCATTAGAGCTATTGGCCATGAAAATGGCACTAAATCTGTAAGAGAAACTGTAGAAGCAGCCACAGAAATTGGTATAGAAAACTTAACACTTTATGCCTTTTCTACAGAAAACTGGAACCGTCCTAAATTAGAAGTAGACACTTTAATGAAGCTTTTAGTTTCTTCTTTAAAAAAAGAAATAAGCACATTACAAGAAAACAATATAACACTAAATGCAATTGGTGACTTACACAACTTACCAAAAAAAGTTTTAAAAGAGTTAAAAGAAGTTATAGAGAAAACAAAAAACAATACTCGCATGACTTTAACTCTTGCTTTAAGCTATGGCTCACGTGCCGAAATGCTAAATGCCATTAAAGAAATAAGTCTTAAAGTTAAAAATAATATAATTTCTGCCGAAAATATTGACGAATCGATTATTAATGAGCATCTTTACACGCAAAATTTACCAGATGTAGACTTGCTAATTAGAACTAGCGGAGAACAACGTATAAGTAATTTTTTGTTATGGCAAATAGCCTATGCCGAATTATATTTTACTAATTCACTATGGCCAGACTTTACAAAGCAACACTTGTGTGATGCTATCATAGAATATCAAAAAAGAGAAAGACGCTTTGGAAAAACAAGTGAACAAATTAGCTAA
- a CDS encoding outer membrane protein assembly factor, translated as MEKQVNKLAKQLQLKTILQYTLIIAFFMASFFTQAQDLSYANSKTYTIADITVKGNTSFSEQTIVTYSGLRKGADISIPGEEISNAVKKLWTSNLFSDIEVYLIKVEDGAAYLEIRLSDLPELNTLKIEGVKNSKKEALIKENNLQKGVKVTENLITTTKNYIQNKNRKAGFLNTKVSINTVEVQDSIEKARVNMLLYVDRGEKVKVKDISFEGNTVISDKKLRKAMKNTKQKNFLRVLKRSKFIEADYKEDLESIINKYKSVGYRDARIVADTMSVIDKKNVALNIKIEEGEKYSFGDITFVGNTVYSDEYLKRVLRIEKGDTYNGVELAKRIADETKPDGNDITNLYQDNGYLFSTINPVEISAENNVIDMEIRITEGKPVYFDKVSVVGNEKTNDHVVYREIRTRPGELYSKANVVRTVRELSQLGFFDAEQITPNFNNPNPEDGTIDMEYSVVEAGSSQIELQGGYGGGGFIGTLGLSFNNFSIKDLFNGDAYKPIPTGDGQKLALRLQASRFYQTYSFSFSEPWLGGKKPVQFSTSLSHTKQFLYDATTGNADKDRRFNITGITFGLAKRLSVPDDYFTLSQALSFQHYNLKNYNTGLFTFGDGYSNNLSYTVGLSRNNTFNDPIFPTGGSNFNITAKFSLPYSLFNGEDYEALSEERDAKLDILTDETSTTGQVAVANDRISEIDQERFKWLEFYKIKFKGEWYTKLIDKFVFKSNIEFGFLGAYNQDRGIIPFERFFLGGDGLGSYSLDGREAVALRGYPNQALSSGDGGTIYNKFSLELRYPITLKQSAKIYALGFLDTGASYDNFRDYNPFNLKRSAGLGVRIFMPAFGLLGIDFGHGFDPLPGQTQKNGWETHFIIGQQF; from the coding sequence TTGGAAAAACAAGTGAACAAATTAGCTAAACAATTACAATTGAAAACAATTCTACAGTACACCTTGATTATAGCCTTTTTTATGGCTAGTTTTTTTACACAAGCACAAGACCTATCTTACGCAAATAGTAAAACCTATACAATTGCAGATATTACAGTAAAAGGAAACACTAGTTTTAGTGAACAAACTATTGTTACATATTCTGGCTTACGAAAAGGAGCAGATATTTCAATTCCTGGAGAGGAAATTAGTAATGCTGTAAAAAAACTATGGACTTCAAACCTATTTAGTGATATAGAAGTTTACTTAATAAAAGTTGAAGATGGTGCTGCTTACCTAGAAATAAGACTATCTGACTTACCAGAACTAAACACCTTAAAAATTGAAGGTGTAAAAAACAGTAAAAAAGAAGCTTTAATTAAAGAAAACAATCTACAAAAAGGTGTAAAAGTCACAGAAAACCTTATAACAACAACAAAAAACTACATACAAAACAAAAACCGTAAAGCTGGTTTTTTAAACACAAAAGTGTCTATAAACACAGTTGAAGTTCAAGACTCTATAGAGAAAGCTAGAGTTAACATGCTACTATATGTAGACCGTGGCGAAAAGGTAAAAGTTAAAGATATATCATTTGAAGGTAATACGGTTATAAGCGACAAAAAGCTTAGAAAAGCCATGAAAAATACGAAACAAAAAAACTTTCTTCGTGTTTTAAAAAGATCAAAATTTATTGAAGCAGATTATAAAGAAGATTTAGAAAGCATAATAAACAAATATAAATCTGTAGGATATAGAGATGCAAGAATAGTTGCAGATACAATGTCTGTAATTGACAAAAAAAATGTAGCCTTAAATATTAAAATTGAAGAAGGCGAAAAATACAGTTTTGGAGATATTACATTTGTTGGTAACACAGTATATTCTGACGAGTATTTAAAAAGAGTTCTTAGAATAGAAAAAGGAGATACTTATAACGGTGTAGAATTAGCAAAACGTATTGCTGATGAAACAAAACCAGATGGTAATGATATTACTAACCTATATCAAGATAACGGTTATTTATTTTCTACAATTAATCCAGTAGAAATAAGTGCAGAAAATAACGTTATCGATATGGAAATTAGAATTACCGAAGGTAAACCAGTTTACTTTGATAAAGTAAGTGTAGTTGGAAACGAAAAAACTAACGATCACGTTGTCTATAGAGAAATTAGAACAAGACCAGGTGAATTATACAGTAAAGCAAATGTTGTACGAACTGTTCGTGAACTTAGTCAACTAGGATTTTTTGATGCAGAACAAATAACACCAAATTTTAACAATCCAAACCCAGAAGATGGTACTATAGATATGGAATACTCTGTAGTTGAAGCCGGTTCAAGCCAAATTGAGTTACAAGGTGGTTATGGTGGTGGAGGCTTTATTGGTACCTTAGGATTGTCTTTTAACAACTTTTCTATTAAAGATTTATTTAATGGTGATGCCTATAAACCAATACCAACTGGAGATGGACAAAAATTAGCATTAAGATTACAAGCTAGTAGGTTTTATCAAACTTATAGTTTCTCTTTTTCAGAACCTTGGTTAGGAGGTAAAAAACCAGTACAGTTTTCAACATCTTTATCACATACTAAACAATTTCTTTATGATGCAACAACAGGAAATGCAGATAAAGACAGACGTTTTAACATTACAGGTATAACATTTGGTTTAGCAAAAAGACTATCTGTACCAGATGATTACTTTACACTATCTCAAGCTTTAAGTTTCCAACATTATAACTTAAAAAATTATAACACAGGTTTATTTACATTTGGTGATGGTTACTCTAATAACCTATCTTATACAGTAGGTTTAAGCAGAAATAACACATTTAACGACCCTATTTTCCCAACTGGAGGATCTAACTTTAATATTACAGCCAAATTCTCTCTTCCATATTCATTATTTAATGGAGAAGATTATGAAGCTTTAAGTGAAGAACGTGATGCTAAATTAGACATACTTACAGACGAAACAAGCACAACAGGACAAGTAGCAGTTGCAAATGATAGAATTTCTGAAATAGACCAAGAACGTTTTAAATGGCTTGAATTCTATAAAATAAAGTTTAAAGGTGAATGGTACACTAAGTTAATAGACAAGTTTGTATTTAAATCTAATATAGAATTTGGTTTCTTAGGTGCATACAATCAAGACAGAGGAATTATTCCTTTTGAACGCTTCTTTTTAGGAGGTGATGGTTTAGGAAGTTACAGTCTTGATGGTAGAGAAGCAGTTGCTTTAAGAGGTTACCCAAACCAAGCATTATCATCTGGTGATGGTGGTACAATTTATAACAAGTTCTCATTAGAGTTAAGATACCCAATAACATTAAAACAAAGTGCTAAAATATATGCATTAGGCTTTTTAGATACAGGAGCATCTTATGATAATTTTAGAGACTACAATCCATTTAACCTTAAAAGATCTGCAGGTTTAGGAGTTAGAATATTTATGCCAGCCTTTGGATTATTAGGTATAGATTTTGGTCATGGATTTGATCCTTTACCAGGACAAACACAAAAAAATGGTTGGGAAACCCACTTTATAATTGGGCAACAATTTTAA
- a CDS encoding gamma carbonic anhydrase family protein produces the protein MPIIKPVNNKAPQLPDDCYIAENATIVGDVTVGKQCSIWFNAVLRGDVHYIKIGNKVNIQDGAVVHCTYQKHPTNIGNNVSIGHNAIVHGCTIHDNVLIGMGSIVMDNCIIESNSIVAAGAVVTQNTVVESGSIYAGVPAKKVKDISKALINGEINRIAENYVKYSSWFK, from the coding sequence ATGCCAATAATAAAACCCGTAAACAACAAAGCACCACAATTACCAGACGATTGTTACATAGCAGAAAATGCAACAATTGTGGGAGATGTAACCGTAGGCAAACAATGCAGTATATGGTTTAATGCCGTACTTCGAGGCGATGTACATTATATAAAAATAGGAAATAAAGTAAACATTCAAGATGGAGCAGTAGTACACTGCACCTATCAAAAACACCCAACAAACATAGGCAACAACGTGTCAATAGGCCACAATGCAATAGTACACGGTTGTACAATTCATGACAATGTATTAATAGGCATGGGAAGCATAGTAATGGATAATTGTATAATAGAAAGCAATAGTATAGTAGCCGCAGGAGCAGTAGTTACACAAAACACCGTAGTAGAATCAGGAAGTATTTACGCAGGAGTACCAGCAAAAAAGGTAAAAGATATAAGTAAAGCCTTAATAAACGGAGAGATAAACCGTATTGCAGAAAACTATGTAAAATATTCCTCATGGTTTAAATAA
- a CDS encoding OmpH family outer membrane protein: MKQFKTLLIAAALFIGATSFTNAQSKVAHINVNELISLMPEMKTAQAEMEKVGKTYEADLAAMRKEYTSKMKRYESEATGKTQEENEKRLIEVQTDQQSIQQFAANAQQELQKKEIALLEPIQKKAIEAINKVAKAQGFEYVLDRATLITANGKDLLADVKKELGI; this comes from the coding sequence ATGAAACAATTTAAAACACTACTTATTGCAGCAGCATTATTTATTGGAGCAACAAGTTTTACTAATGCTCAATCTAAAGTTGCGCATATTAATGTAAACGAGTTAATCTCATTAATGCCAGAAATGAAAACTGCTCAAGCAGAAATGGAAAAAGTAGGAAAAACTTATGAAGCAGATTTAGCTGCTATGCGTAAAGAGTATACTAGTAAAATGAAAAGATACGAATCTGAAGCTACTGGGAAAACGCAAGAAGAAAACGAAAAGCGTTTAATTGAAGTACAAACAGACCAACAAAGTATCCAACAGTTTGCTGCTAATGCACAACAAGAATTACAAAAAAAGGAAATTGCTTTATTAGAGCCTATACAAAAGAAAGCTATTGAGGCTATTAATAAAGTAGCGAAAGCTCAAGGTTTTGAATATGTTTTAGATAGGGCTACTTTAATTACAGCTAATGGTAAAGATTTACTTGCAGATGTAAAGAAAGAATTAGGTATCTAA